A stretch of the Lolium perenne isolate Kyuss_39 chromosome 3, Kyuss_2.0, whole genome shotgun sequence genome encodes the following:
- the LOC127341436 gene encoding DNA excision repair protein CSB: MAMEEDDTDDQRLLHSLGVTSASIDDIERKILSQAETDPKKRGAEPPTEDGDQAANLPTPQDDAQAKLHQRLRSVQLEIDAVASTIGGAKPAAAKKKKSDRSGSAHTDVKEETEEGEGNAGEDDAPRGGALQQALAAERLRSLKRAKVQIQREILQSEPGTSGLSDKKGKTLAMLVEDEPRRKKSLKPPPGGPKRKKSPRRLKTVTYDDDNDFDAVLDGASAGFMETEREELIRKGLLTPFHKLKGFEKRVERPGPSNRQNGSAELAEETEEASSIAKAAQAMQKMAQNRPTTKLLDAESLPRLDAPTAPFQRLGIPLKRPAPPGSEEQENKRRRRKTKRPLPGKRWMKANSRKESLLDDEDVGEAAAAASVSENEDEVIEGSDGLPPVILEGGLRIPGSVYGQLFDYQKVGVQWLWELHCQRAGGIIGDEMGLGKTVQVLSFLGALHDSGMYKPSIVICPVTLLQQWKREASKWYPKFKVEILHDSANSSSKKGKRYSDSESEASWDSDQEEVTHAKPAKKWDDLISRVVNSGSGLLLTTYEQLRIVREKLLDIEWGYAVLDEGHRIRNPNAEVTLVCKQLQTVHRIIMTGAPIQNKLSELWSLFDFVFPGKLGVLPVFETEFSVPITVGGYANATPLQVSTAYRCAVVLRDLIMPYLLRRMKADVNAQLPKKTEHVLFCSLTPEQRNTYRAFLASSEVEQIFDGNRNSLYGIDVLRKICNHPDLLEREHAAQNPDYGNPERSGKMKVVEQVLKVWKDQGHRVLLFAQTQQMLDILENFLTVRDYEYRRMDGLTPPKQRMALIDEFNNTDEIFIFILTTKVGGLGTNLVGANRVIIFDPDWNPSTDMQARERAWRIGQKRDVTVYRLITRGTIEEKVYHRQIYKHFLTNKVLKNPQQKRFFKARDMKDLFTLQDEDRHGATETSSIFGQLSDDVNIGVPNEEQRGDQSSSLPTSTEAEPCSSAGGEGKAELNSDQADEESNILKSLFDAQGIHSAVNHDAIMSANDDQKLRLEAEASQVAQRAAEALRQSRMLRSRDSIAVPTWTGRSGAAGAPSSVRRKFGSTLNTQLVSSSQPSSEGSNSRVQQTLQVGALHGKALSSAELLAKIRGTREGAASDALEHQLSLGPGSSQRPGSSENGRASSSSTSRSMIVQPEVLIRQLCTFIQQSGGSASSTSLTEHFKNRIQPKDMLVFKNLLKEIATLQRGAGGATWVLKPDYE; encoded by the exons ATGGCGATGGAGGAAGACGACACCGACGACCAGCGCCTGCTGCACAGCCTCGGCGTCACCTCCGCCAGCATCGACGACATCGAGAGGAAGATCCTGTCACAG GCGGAAACTGACCCGAAGAAGCGTGGCGCAGAGCCTCCAACGGAGGACGGTGACCAGGCGGCCAACCTACCGACGCCTCAAGACGATGCCCAGGCCAAGCTGCACCAGAGGCTGCGCTCCGTGCAGCTCGAGATCGATGCCGTGGCTTCCACCATTGGAGGGGCTAAACccgccgctgcaaagaagaagaaAAGCGACCGCTCCGGCAGCGCTCACACGGACGTCAAGGAGGAAACGGAGGAGGGGGAGGGGAATGCCGGTGAAGACGATGCCCCTCGCGGAGGAGCGCTCCAGCAGGCACTGGCCGCGGAGCGGCTCAGGAGCCTCAAGAGGGCCAAGGTGCAGATTCAGAGGGAGATATTGCAGTCGGAGCCTGGCACGTCTGGGTTGAgtgataagaaaggtaagacgCTGGCCATGCTGGTTGAAGATGAACCGAGGCGGAAGAAGTCGCTGAAGCCACCGCCTGGAGGGCCTAAGAGGAAGAAGTCGCCGCGTCGGCTGAAAACTGTCacctatgatgatgataatgacttTGATGCGGTGCTTGATGGAGCTTCTGCAGGGTTCATGGAAACT GAAAGGGAAGAGCTGATCAGGAAGGGATTGCTGACACCGTTCCACAAGTTAAAGGGTTTTGAGAAGCGCGTCGAACGACCCGGACCTTCTAACAGGCAAAATGGTTCTGCCGAACTGGCTGAAGAAACTGAGGAAGCTTCCAGCATCGCTAAAGCTGCTCAGGCGATGCAGAAGATGGCGCAAAACCGCCCGACTACCAAATTGCTTGACGCGGAGTCCTTGCCTAGGCTGGATGCGCCGACTGCGCCGTTTCAGAGGCTCGGGATACCTCTAAAACGCCCTGCCCCTCCCGGTTCAGAGGAGCAGGAAAATAAAAGACGAAGGAGAAAGACCAAGAGGCCATTGCCTGGCAAGAGATGGATGAAAGCTAACTCAAGGAAGGAGTCGTTACTGGATG ATGAGGATGTTGGGGAGGCAGCTGCTGCTGCATCGGTTTCTGAGAACGAAGATGAAGTTATAGAAGGTTCTGATGGGTTGCCTCCTGTCATCCTTGAAGGTGGTTTGAGAATTCCTGGCTCAGTTTACGGACAACTGTTTGACTACCAAAAAGTGGGAGTGCAGTGGTTATGGGAGTTACATTGTCAAAGGGCTGGTGGAATAATTGGTGATGAAATGGGTCTAGGGAAGACCGTCCAGGTCTTGTCATTTCTTGGTGCTTTGCATGACAGTGGTATGTACAAGCCTAGTATTGTTATCTGTCCTGTGACCCTTTTGCAACAGTGGAAAAGGGAGGCCAGTAAGTGGTATCCAAAGTTCAAAGTTGAGATCTTACATGATTCTGCAAACAGTTCAAGTAAAAAGGGCAAGAGATACAGTGATTCTGAGAGCGAAGCTTCTTGGGATAGTGATCAGGAAGAGGTTAcgcatgcaaagcctgcaaaaaagTGGGATGATTTGATTTCACGCGTTGTGAATTCAGGGTCAGGTTTGCTTCTGACTACATATGAGCAACTAAGAATCGTACGGGAGAAGTTGCTTGATATAGAATGGGGATATGCTGTATTGGATGAGGGCCACCGCATAAGGAATCCCAATGCTGAAGTAACTCTGGTGTGCAAGCAATTGCAGACTGTGCACAGGATAATCATGACAGGGGCGCCTATTCAGAATAAACTCTCGGAACTTTGGTCTCTTTTTGATTTCGTGTTCCCTGGAAAACTTGGTGTCCTGCCTGTGTTTGAGACCGAGTTCTCCGTCCCAATTACTGTTGGCGGGTATGCTAATGCAACACCATTGCAAGTGTCCACGGCGTATAGATGTGCTGTTGTCCTGCGCGACTTGATCATGCCGTATCTTCTTAGGAGAATGAAAGCTGATGTCAATGCGCAGCTTCCCAAAAAGACAGAGCATGTTCTTTTCTGTAGTTTAACTCCAGAGCAACGGAATACTTACCGTGCATTTCTTGCTAGTTCAGAGGTGGAGCAAATATTTGATGGAAACAGAAACTCCCTTTATGGGATCGATGTCCTAAGGAAGATATGCAATCATCCTGATCTCCTTGAGAGGGAGCATGCTGCTCAGAATCCTGACTATGGGAATCCTGAAAGAAGTGGAAAGATGAAAGTGGTTGAGCAGGTCCTTAAAGTCTGGAAAGACCAAGGCCATCGCGTTCTTCTTTTTGCTCAGACTCAACAGATGCTTGACATTTTGGAGAACTTCTTGACTGTCCGTGACTATGAGTATCGGAGAATGGATGGACTTACACCTCCAAAGCAAAGAATGGCACTCATCGATGAGTTTAACAACACAGATGAAATCTTCATTTTTATTCTGACCACAAAAGTTGGTGGGTTGGGTACAAATTTGGTCGGTGCAAACAGGGTCATTATATTTGACCCTGACTGGAACCCTTCAACGGACATGCAG GCTAGAGAACGAGCATGGCGAATTGGGCAGAAAAGAGATGTGACGGTCTACCGATTGATCACCCGTGGGACAATAGAAGAGAAAGTCTACCATCGACAGATATACAAGCATTTCCTAACAAACAAAGTACTGAAAAACCCTCAGCAAAAGAGATTCTTCAAAGCCAGAGACATGAAGGATTTGTTCACATTGCAAGATGAGGACAGGCATGGCGCAACAGAAACATCAAGCATTTTTGGCCAATTGTCTGACGATGTGAATATTGGGGTTCCAAATGAGGAGCAGCGAGGCGATCAATCTTCATCTTTACCAACCAGCACAGAGGCTGAACCGTGTTCATCTGCTGGAGGAGAAGGGAAAGCAGAACTTAACTCTGACCAGGCAGACGAAGAATCCAACATCCTCAAGAGTCTTTTTGATGCCCAGGGCATTCAT AGTGCGGTAAATCATGATGCCATAATGAGCGCCAACGACGATCAGAAGTTGCGCCTAGAAGCAGAGGCTTCGCAGGTGGCACAGAGGGCAGCCGAAGCATTACGCCAGTCACGGATGCTTAGAAGCCGTGACAGTATCGCTGTCCCCACATGGACCGGAAGATCTGGTGCTGCTGGGGCGCCATCCTCTGTCCGCAGGAAATTCGGGTCAACACTCAACACCCAGCTGGTCAGTTCTTCGCAACCATCGTCAGAAGGTTCGAACAGCAGGGTTCAACAAACTCTCCAGGTGGGTGCTCTACACGGCAAAGCGCTGTCCTCTGCCGAACTTCTGGCCAAGATCCGTGGGACACGAGAGGGAGCAGCTTCAGATGCGCTGGAACATCAACTCAGCCTGGGTCCTGGTTCCAGTCAGAGACCAGGCTCATCAGAGAATGGCCGCGCGTCAAGCTCTTCTACTAGCAGGAGCATGATCGTGCAGCCTGAGGTCCTGATCCGCCAGCTCTGCACCTTCATACAGCAGAGCGGTGGCTCGGCCAGCTCAACAAGCCTGACGGAGCATTTCAAGAACCGGATACAGCCCAAGGATATGCTAGTCTTCAAGAACTTGCTGAAGGAAATCGCGACCTTGCAGAGGGGCGCAGGTGGCGCCACCTGGGTGCTGAAACCCGATTACGAGTAA
- the LOC127341435 gene encoding uncharacterized protein isoform X2 codes for MDTTQFAMIEELASLVRDNLYSKHLVLSTEEFLVTLLQRQYHEDDDDEHDRDMTGTHRGSVGNTIELQPTSSYNRLLLHRLADIYGFAHESVGEDDDRHLVLQRCPETAIPPVLVSDVLWKYDDSDGPSASVFLARNETDLQKTYETEVVQDTISVESLHLKTDTDAKPLKQPVPLSAASLKEREAAYQAARERIFSTHEAKGKDTSAVKPRHVPAVAQRMISHALGKRVEDTKERADTMNNRKEPVNGRNIQAGSMNKQYAVRPVRKEENYIARKYNSTSPGGDPHPSTQSRHTPHVSAETLKKEQTGAAKRMFASALRLPGVEMSDGAARKPK; via the exons ATGGACACCACCCAGTTTGCCATG ATTGAGGAGCTGGCCTCGCTTGTCAGGGACAACCTCTACAGCAAGCACCTCGTCCTCTCTACCGAGGAGTTCCTCGTCACCCTCCTACAACGCCAGTACCACGAAGACGATGACGATGAGCATGACCGTGACATGACTGGTACACATCGTGGGTCAGTTGGGAATACCATAGAGCTCCAGCCCACCAGTTCATACAACCGCCTTCTCTTGCACCGCCTTGCCGACATCTATGG GTTCGCTCATGAATCTGTTGGTGAAGACGATGATCGGCATTTAGTTCTCCAACGCTGCCCTGAAACAGCCAT CCCTCCTGTCCTTGTGAGCGATGTGTTGTGGAAGTACGATGACAGTGATGGTCCTTCAGCTTCTGTTTTTCTAGCAAGAAATGAGACAG ATCTTCAGAAAACTTACGAGACGGAAGTTGTTCAAGACACTATTTCTGTTGAAAGCCTACATCTGAAGACTGATACAG ATGCAAAGCCTTTGAAGCAGCCAGTGCCACTTTCAGCAGCATCCCTCAAGGAGAGGGAGGCTGCTTATCAAGCTGCTCGCGAGCGAATCTTCTCTACACACGAGGCCAAGGGGAAGGACACATCAGCGGTAAAACCTAGACATGTTCCCGCTGTTGCTCAGCGGATGATTTCTCACGCACTTGGTAAAAGAGTTGAAGATACAAAGGAGAGAGCCGACACAATGAACAACAGAAAGGAGCCAGTAAATGGACGAAACATTCAGGCAGGTAGCATGAACAAGCAGTATGCAGTTAGACCAGTCAGAAAAGAAGAGAACTATATAGCTAGGAAATACAACTCGACCTCGCCCGGTGGAGATCCTCACCCTTCTACTCAAAGCCGCCATACGCCTCATGTTAGCGCCGAGACGCTGAAGAAAGAGCAGACTGGTGCGGCGAAAAGGATGTTTGCGAGCGCGTTGCGGCTGCCTGGGGTCGAGATGAGTGACGGTGCAGCGAGGAAACCCAAGTAA
- the LOC127341435 gene encoding uncharacterized protein isoform X1 — protein MDTTQFAMIEELASLVRDNLYSKHLVLSTEEFLVTLLQRQYHEDDDDEHDRDMTGTHRGSVGNTIELQPTSSYNRLLLHRLADIYGFAHESVGEDDDRHLVLQRCPETAIPPVLVSDVLWKYDDSDGPSASVFLARNETADLQKTYETEVVQDTISVESLHLKTDTDAKPLKQPVPLSAASLKEREAAYQAARERIFSTHEAKGKDTSAVKPRHVPAVAQRMISHALGKRVEDTKERADTMNNRKEPVNGRNIQAGSMNKQYAVRPVRKEENYIARKYNSTSPGGDPHPSTQSRHTPHVSAETLKKEQTGAAKRMFASALRLPGVEMSDGAARKPK, from the exons ATGGACACCACCCAGTTTGCCATG ATTGAGGAGCTGGCCTCGCTTGTCAGGGACAACCTCTACAGCAAGCACCTCGTCCTCTCTACCGAGGAGTTCCTCGTCACCCTCCTACAACGCCAGTACCACGAAGACGATGACGATGAGCATGACCGTGACATGACTGGTACACATCGTGGGTCAGTTGGGAATACCATAGAGCTCCAGCCCACCAGTTCATACAACCGCCTTCTCTTGCACCGCCTTGCCGACATCTATGG GTTCGCTCATGAATCTGTTGGTGAAGACGATGATCGGCATTTAGTTCTCCAACGCTGCCCTGAAACAGCCAT CCCTCCTGTCCTTGTGAGCGATGTGTTGTGGAAGTACGATGACAGTGATGGTCCTTCAGCTTCTGTTTTTCTAGCAAGAAATGAGACAG CAGATCTTCAGAAAACTTACGAGACGGAAGTTGTTCAAGACACTATTTCTGTTGAAAGCCTACATCTGAAGACTGATACAG ATGCAAAGCCTTTGAAGCAGCCAGTGCCACTTTCAGCAGCATCCCTCAAGGAGAGGGAGGCTGCTTATCAAGCTGCTCGCGAGCGAATCTTCTCTACACACGAGGCCAAGGGGAAGGACACATCAGCGGTAAAACCTAGACATGTTCCCGCTGTTGCTCAGCGGATGATTTCTCACGCACTTGGTAAAAGAGTTGAAGATACAAAGGAGAGAGCCGACACAATGAACAACAGAAAGGAGCCAGTAAATGGACGAAACATTCAGGCAGGTAGCATGAACAAGCAGTATGCAGTTAGACCAGTCAGAAAAGAAGAGAACTATATAGCTAGGAAATACAACTCGACCTCGCCCGGTGGAGATCCTCACCCTTCTACTCAAAGCCGCCATACGCCTCATGTTAGCGCCGAGACGCTGAAGAAAGAGCAGACTGGTGCGGCGAAAAGGATGTTTGCGAGCGCGTTGCGGCTGCCTGGGGTCGAGATGAGTGACGGTGCAGCGAGGAAACCCAAGTAA